ATAACGGTGGCTTCCAAACGATGAAACTCTCTGACTATAAAGGAAAGTGGATCGTCCTGTGCTTCTATCCAGGCGATTTTACCTTTGTCTGACCGACTGAACTGACGGCGGTCGCCGTCAAGCATGCAGAATTGAAAGAACTGGGTGTAGAAAGCTTTGCAGCAAGTACTGACAGCCGCTTTGTCCATAAGATCTGGCAGGCGGAAGAACTCTCCAAGATGGTACCCGGTGGGGTACCGTTCCCGATGATAGCCGATGCCAGTGGTCTGATCGGTCAGGCCTATGGTGTCTTTGAACCGGCCGCCGGTGTGGATATACGCGGTAGATTCATTATTGATCCTGATTTCAACATCAGAGCCATGGAAGTGCTTACTCCAGAAGTTGGCCGCAGCGTCAACGAGCTGATCCGCCAGATCAAGGCATTCCAGCATGTCCGTGCAACCGGTGAAGTGATGCCGGCAGGCTGGACGCCGGGCAAGCCGACCCTCAAGCCGGGGCCGGATCTAGCCGGGAATGTTTGGAAAGAGTGGAAACCGGAGATGGCGTTCTGATTTTTTATCATAACAAGCTGCAAGTTTTAGCCATCAGGCTGGGCAGAACTTTTGTCCAGCCTGATGTTGTCTTAGCTTCTGCTCTGTCTACGGTGCATGGTTGTTGTATACAGCCATGCATGAACGCATATAATTTGTAATGGCAATGATTCAAGTGTGTTGCGTTTGGTTTTACGGGCTACTCCACCTGGCTGCTGCATAGATAAAACATACATCAAAACCACCTGTATGTTTTCAAATAGTCATCGAAAGTAAAATTAAAAACAATAATTATAGATATTTAAATTTTTATTTTCCGTATTTGCCGGTTTGGCATTCTCTGTGCTTTATACAGAACATCGTGTATCGATCATACGCAGCACCCTGGGAGGATGCCATGAAAACGAAAATTGCCAACCTTTTGATTTCGATGCTCGGCGGCAGCGCTACCTCAGCTTTTGCTTCAGATGGCGCACTACAAGATGGTGGTGGACCACTGATCTGGTTCTTTATCGGCTTTGGGGTACTGGTACTGATGGTACAGGCCGTTCCAGCCTTGGTACTGCTCTATTCAATGGTCAAGGCCGTCTTTAGTCCGTCTGAAACCAGCACCACAGCCACCGTTACAGGTCACAAATAAGCTGAAACATACAAAACTACTTGTCATCAAGGAGAATGAAGCCATGAAATTTGTTCGTACCATTCTTACCACCACTGCACTGTCTGTCCTTGGCATGAGTAGTGCCTTTGCTTCCGCAGACCACGCCAACCATGTTGATACCAGCCTGACCTATAACAGCGGCATTCTGGTGCTGGCTTTTGCCGGATTTCTGGCCCTGGTGGTTGTTGTGCAGACCATTCCGGCTGTTATCAGCCTCTACAACATGATCAAAAAGACTGCGGCAGAGAGCAGGCAGCAGCAGGCTGTACGGGCCAATGCACGGGACTGAGACACATGGCGACGGGGGCGGGTCATTGACTCGCCCCGCTGTTTCTGATGATCAGCCTGCAGATGAGACTATTGTTTGCTCATTGCCCAATCAGTCTGATCCTGTTGCCTTCAGGCAGGCAATGGACCTGATCCGCAGGCGTAGAAAATACTTCTTTGCCACCATCATCCTGTATATGCCATTGATGTGGGTATCCAACAAGATCTCTCCCACGTTCCGTAGCATGGCCATCACCTTTGGTATCTGGGTGGTGGTCCTGTTTATTACTGCCTTGTATTCCGCTCTTGCGCGCTGTCCGCGCTGCGGTCATTACTTTCATATGAACGGCATGTCGCTGCTGTACCTGCGACGGTGCCTGCACTGTCAAAACCATATAAACGCTTCATAGAGGAGATCAAATATGTTTGGATTTGGAATGCCTGAACTGGTGGTAATACTGGGGATTGTGGTGGTGGTTTTTGGAGCAGGAAAGCTGCCGGAGATCGGTGCTGCCATGGGTAAGAGCATCAAAAATTTCAAAAGTGCTACAGAAGGAAATGAAGTGGAGTTGCTGCCCAAAAAAGATCTGTAACCACTCTGGTTGGTTGCTTTCCCTAAAGAGATGAGGCTGGTTTACCCGTTAGTGGTGCCATCCTTATTTGCTGTTTTGTCCCATCCTGCTTTCAAGTGTCACCAGCGCCTCTTCTTCTTCCCTGATCTGAGCCATGCTTAACGACCAGATATGGTAGCTTTCAAGGCTTAAGATCGTCATGCCGGTGGCCAGCACGGCCCAGAAGTTCTCCGGCAGCACCCCTGAAAAAAAGTAGAAGGCATAAAAACAGATCAGGTAGCCGATATGGCTGAATGAAACCATCTTGGGGGAGCCGTTGGTGATCCTGCCCAGCACCAGCAGGATGGCAGAAAAGGCATAGACCACCAGCAAGGCGCTGATCATGTTGCTTGAAGGCGGGGTACCCAGCATCTTTTTTGCTGCAGGGGTAAGGGGGGGGAAGATCTGGTCGCTGAGCATGGCCGGAATACTGGTGCAGGCAAAAGCAGCTATGGCCCACAACCCCTGGTGGGAGCGGGTACGTAATCGGCGAATTGATTCCAGCAGGGCGGCGCGCTGCGTTTCCTGAGACAGCGCACTGCCGGATTCCTGATTGGACATGGGACGAGACCTTCTCCGGTTACCGTATGATACCGCTGCCTGAATCCCAACCAGCTTTCGGGCCGCTAGCCGTTGTTGTCGGTATCATCCTTTTCTTTGCTGCAATTACGGCAGCGTGCAAGTGCTTCACGGGTGTCATTCAGACGTGCCACAATCCGTTGATAATTACGGGCCAGAATGGACAGTTCACCATATCCTGATTCCAGCTGTTGTTCAAAGTCACATGGTTTTTCGTCGCTGGTAACAGCGAGCAGTTTTTTCAGTGGAACAAAGAATGAACGGTTCAGCAGGGCAGCAACTCCCCCCACCGTGAGAACCAGCGTCATAAGTGTAAACACTATCATACGGTAGCGCATCAGGGCGAGTGAATTTTGAAGTGGTCCCTGATCAAGCCCGATATCGAGCATCCCGAGGACTTTTTGTGAAGGAGCGTGGTAGTGGCACGAGGTGGTTGAACAAGAAGGTTCATTGTAGATCGGTTGGGTCATGGCTAATACTTCAACGCCACGCTCGTTTGTAAATCGTCTGGTCTGTTTTACCGCAGCCAGCTGTTCAGCCGGTTTTTCCCCGCTGTGGCAACCGCTGCAGCCTTCAACCTTCTTGTTGACCTGCTGGCCTATTTCAGTCTGGTTGCGTGAGAAGGTGATAAAACCGTCATGATTGAAGACCCGCAGATGTTCAACTCCTTGGTGCTGGCCGATGTTGGCAATGATACTGCCCAGGTGTTGGCGGTCGTTGTGCAGCATGGCGTAGCGGGTAGAAAGCACAACGGTGTTGGCGATATTTCGCCCCCCTTGTGCTGCGTCGTCAATCATATCCTGCTTCATGATTGAGTAGAGACTTAAGCAACAGATGGCCACAAAGCCGGTAACGGCAAGACCAACCGGAACGATGGTTCTGGTAGCGATACTCTGTAGCATTGGGCACCTCCGTAGATAGCGCCATGAGTTACATCAGTAAGTTGAAAAAGGGCCGACAGAGGGGTGCGCCTCCCTCTGCCGGCCATAACATTTCAGGAGCTCTTATGGCACTTCAGGCAGTCGCCTTTGACCGAGAAGGCTGACTTCCCGTCATGGCAGGCGCCGCATGATGCGCCTTTTTCAATCTGTTGCATGGTGGTACGTTTACCATTGCCGTAGGGGTACAATTTGGTGTGACAGTCATTGCACTGGAAGGCAGCGGTGTGGAACTCATGGCTGAAGTGGCCGATGACCGTGCCCTTTATATTTTTAAAGGTCATTTTTGCAGGCAGTTTGAACCCGGTGTGGCACTTGGCGCAGTCGCCCTTGATCGAGAAGGCAATCTTGCCATCATGACATGCTCCACATGATTGTCCTTTTTCCATATCAGCCATACTGACCCGTTTGTTTTTCTTCATGTCCGGCTTGACAATGGTGGTGTGGCAGTCTTTGCAACTGTAAGCCGATGTATGGAAGGCGTGGCTGAAGGTTGCCTTGGGCACTGGTGCTGTTTTGTAGGTCAGCTCCGGGCTCTTGTGGCATTTACTGCATTTGTCGACACCAAAGGCCTTTTTGTTGTTGTGGCAGAAACCGCAGGATTTGCCTTTTTCCATCTCGGCCATGCTGACCGTGGGGTTTTTACCGGTCTTGTACAACTTGGTGTGGCAGGTGGCACAATCTTTGACCTTGGTCAGGTGCTTGGTGTGGCTGAAATGGGTAGGCCCGGTTTCTTTGACCTGATAGACAATCTCTTTCACCTGATGGCATTTGCTGCACTCATGGGCGTCAAAGGCCTGCTTGCCGTTGTGGCAGGCACCGCAGGATTGCCCCTTGTACATATCAGCCATGGTGTAATGCTTCTTGCTCTTATTGCCGGTGTGACAGGTGGCACAGCTAAAAGCGGCATTGCCACGGGCGGATTTTTTTGCAAGGTGTTTGGCATGGCTGAAGACAACCTTGCCTGCCTCTTTGGTGTCGTAACTGATATCTTTCAACTCTATCGCACCGGCCTGGGAGGCGATCAGGCCGACCAGTCCTGCCAGTGCAAGTGTTAGGGCGCGTTTCATAACGATCTCCTGAATCCTTCCGCCTGTGGTGTGTCAGGCGGAAGGATGGTCGGTTATATTACTTGCTGCTTGCCGCTTCGGCCTCTGCAATGGCGGCTGGCTGTGGTTCAAGTACTGCATAGTCGCTGTAGCGGGTCTTCCATTTGAACAGGATCGGCCAGCGGTACAGAATTGCACGGTAGGTGACGATGTAGACCGAGTAGACCGTGACGGTGATGATGATCTCGCGGATTGGCGGGATATGGACATGGCCCTGCTGCCAGTTAAAGGTAAACATGTAGACATTCAGGCGGTTCAGCACAACACCGATAATGGTTGTCCAGGCGCCCAGCCGTACCAGCGCGACACTGTTGTTTCTGATGCCTGCGGTTAACAGAATCAGGGAGAGAATTACGCCAAATCCGATTTCAAACATCCACCAGGCACCCCAGCCGGTTCCCAGATAGGCCCACTTGTTGTCATGGGCAATACCGATCAAACGGATGGTCAGGTAGGTGATCAGGCCCATGGAGGCACCTTTGGCCAGGGCGATCTGCAGTTTGCTCAGGCTGTTCTTGAAGGTGTCATCGCAGCGCCATTGCATGGTCTTGACGGCGATGGTACTGACTACGATTACCATGCAGAGGCCGCCGGGCAGCGACGATACAAAGAAGTAGAGCCACTGGAAAGAGGATGAATACCAGAGCGGATGTACTTTGCCCGGTGCATAGGTGGAGAGTGCGCCCAGAGCGCCCTGGTGCAGGGTTGAAAGGATAATACCGGCTACTGCCAAGCCCAATGCCATCTTCTTCACAAAGGTTTTGCCGGCTGGCCAGCCCATCCATTCAAAGAAGGCGGTTGAGGTTTCAGCAGCCTGTACCGACAGGTAGGTGGCAACGTGCCAGGCCACCAGGAACAGCACCGCCTCAGGCCCCCAGGAAACCACCATCGGGTAGGGCAAACGCCAGGGTTGGCCAAGGTCAACCATCAGGAACATGACTGCAAAGAAGTAACCCAGAATACCGTTCAGGATGCCCAGGCGCTCAATCGGCTCAAAGTCATGCCGCCCAAACACCTCAACCGCAGAGCCCAGCTGGAAACCTGATGATGAAAGCGGCACCATGCCGAACAGACCAAAGGCCAGAAACAGACCCCAGGCGTTG
Above is a window of Trichlorobacter lovleyi SZ DNA encoding:
- a CDS encoding twin-arginine translocase TatA/TatE family subunit; the encoded protein is MFGFGMPELVVILGIVVVVFGAGKLPEIGAAMGKSIKNFKSATEGNEVELLPKKDL
- a CDS encoding cytochrome c3 family protein, producing the protein MKRALTLALAGLVGLIASQAGAIELKDISYDTKEAGKVVFSHAKHLAKKSARGNAAFSCATCHTGNKSKKHYTMADMYKGQSCGACHNGKQAFDAHECSKCHQVKEIVYQVKETGPTHFSHTKHLTKVKDCATCHTKLYKTGKNPTVSMAEMEKGKSCGFCHNNKKAFGVDKCSKCHKSPELTYKTAPVPKATFSHAFHTSAYSCKDCHTTIVKPDMKKNKRVSMADMEKGQSCGACHDGKIAFSIKGDCAKCHTGFKLPAKMTFKNIKGTVIGHFSHEFHTAAFQCNDCHTKLYPYGNGKRTTMQQIEKGASCGACHDGKSAFSVKGDCLKCHKSS
- the prxU gene encoding thioredoxin-dependent peroxiredoxin (Most members of this family contain a selenocysteine.) produces the protein METGQGCVKPAAGPLAAASPPPTTAQLAKEEQTMTVARVGHQAPDFEANVYYNGGFQTMKLSDYKGKWIVLCFYPGDFTFVUPTELTAVAVKHAELKELGVESFAASTDSRFVHKIWQAEELSKMVPGGVPFPMIADASGLIGQAYGVFEPAAGVDIRGRFIIDPDFNIRAMEVLTPEVGRSVNELIRQIKAFQHVRATGEVMPAGWTPGKPTLKPGPDLAGNVWKEWKPEMAF
- a CDS encoding polysulfide reductase NrfD family protein; this translates as MKQFLTRNPNTQIISSLRKDDDKGRPWTLMEKIFLGLTPQQYLSQAMSNPLNWIFAVIFLIGFPVLIGRYIFGLSWAVGDPYDNAWGLFLAFGLFGMVPLSSSGFQLGSAVEVFGRHDFEPIERLGILNGILGYFFAVMFLMVDLGQPWRLPYPMVVSWGPEAVLFLVAWHVATYLSVQAAETSTAFFEWMGWPAGKTFVKKMALGLAVAGIILSTLHQGALGALSTYAPGKVHPLWYSSSFQWLYFFVSSLPGGLCMVIVVSTIAVKTMQWRCDDTFKNSLSKLQIALAKGASMGLITYLTIRLIGIAHDNKWAYLGTGWGAWWMFEIGFGVILSLILLTAGIRNNSVALVRLGAWTTIIGVVLNRLNVYMFTFNWQQGHVHIPPIREIIITVTVYSVYIVTYRAILYRWPILFKWKTRYSDYAVLEPQPAAIAEAEAASSK